Below is a window of Dietzia timorensis DNA.
CGCCGCGCGTTCGGCGCCAAGCTGGCCCAGGTCGAGGGCAAGCGCATCGCACAAGGGCGCGACTTCGGTCCCGATGGAAAGCTCACCTCCGACGTCACACCTCTGGGTGAACAGGCGGCGCGGGCGCTGGCCACCGGCCTGGAGAAGGCCGAGTTCCGTGTGGACTCGGTGGAGTCCAAGCCGTACACGCGTCGGCCTTCGTCACCGTTTATGACGTCGACGCTGCAGCAGGAAGCCGGGCGGAAGCTGCGATTCACGTCCTCGCGCACGATGCGCGTGGCGCAGCGGCTCTACGAGAACGGCTACATCACCTATATGCGTACGGACTCGACCTCGCTGTCGGCCGCAGGTACGCAGGCCGCTCGCGACGCGGCGACCACGCTGTTCGGCTCCGAATATGTCGCCGATTCGCCGCGCCGCTACGAGCGCAAGGTGAAGAACTCGCAGGAGGCCCACGAGGCGATCCGCCCCGCAGGCGAGACGTTCCCCACCCCGGGTGAGCTGCGCCCTGCGCTGTCGGCGGAGGAGCACCTGCTCTACGAGCTGATCTGGCGGCGCACCCTCGCCTCGCAGATGGCGGACGCGCGGGGAACGACGGTCTCGGTGCGCCTCGGCGCGCGGGCCGCGGAGAATGCCTCCGGCTACCGCGACACCGTGTTCAACGCCTCCGGGCGCACGATCACGTTCCCCGGCTTCCTCCGCGTGTTCGACGACGACGCAAGCGAAGACGGCGCCGGCGGCTCGGGCAAGGGCGAATCGCGGCTGCCGCAGCTTAGCGAGGGGCAGACGCTGGCGCCGGAGAAGATTTCGCCCGAGGGGCACTCCACGAACCCGCCGGCGCGCTACACCGAGGCCTCGCTGGTCAAGGCGATGGAGGAGATGGGCATCGGGCGCCCGTCGACGTACGCCTCGATCATCAACACGATCCAGGCGCGTGGCTACGTGTACTCGCGCGGCAATGCGCTCGTACCCTCCTGGCTCGCGTTCCCCGCGGTGCGGCTGCTGGAGGAGAACTTCGGCACGCTCGTCGACTACGACTTCACCTCGCTCATGGAGGACGATCTCGACCGGATCGCCTCGGGGCAGCAATCGCGCACCGACTGGCTCAAGGGCTTCTACTTCGGTCGCAGCGCCGTTGCCGATGGCGACGACGACAGCGCGGCGGTCGGGCTCAAGGACCTCGTCGGCGATCGGCTCGCCGAGATCGATGCCGCGGCGGTGAACTCGATCCGCCTGTTCGAGGACGATGAGGGCCGCACGGTGTACGTGCGCAACGGCCGCTACGGCCCGTACCTCATGCGCCGTGACACCGACGAAAATGGCGAGTCGTCCGAGCAGCGAGCGAATCTGCCGATCGCGCTCAATCCGGACGAGCTCACGCTGCAGGTCGCCGAGAAGCTGTTCGCGATTCCGCAGGAGGGGCGCAAGCTCGGAGTCGACCCGGCGACCGACCACGAGGTCGTCGTCAAGGACGGGCCGTACGGACCCTATGTGGCCGAGCTGCTGCCGAAGATGAGCGAGGACGAGCTCGAGACTGCGCGTGCCGAGGCCGGCCGTGCCGCCGAGGCCGCCGAGATGGAATCCCAGCTCGGAGACGGGGCGACCGAAGCCGAGGCGAAGAAGGCGGCCAAGAAGGTCGCCAAGAAGGCGGCGAAGGATTACACCGAGCCCAAGGGCAAGATGGCCTCGCTGTTCAAGACGATGGACGCCGAGACAGTGACGCTCGAGGAGGCGCTGCGGCTGTTGTCGCTGCCGCGCGTGGTCGGCGTCGACCCGGCCGACGGCAAGGAGATCACCGCGCAGAACGGCCGCTACGGCCCGTACCTTCGTAAGGAGCGCGATTCGCGCTCGCTCGGCTCCGAGGAGGAGCTGTTCACGGTGACGCTCGACGAGGCCCGCCGCATCTACTCCGAGCCGAAGCGGCGCGGGCGCTCCGGGCAGCCCTCGTACCTCAAGGACCTCGGCGACGATCCGATCACCGGCAAGAAGGTGCTGGTCAAGGACGGCCGCTTCGGCCCATATGTAACCGACGGCGACACCATCGCCTCGCTGGGTAAGGGCGATACACCGGACACGCTCACCCCGGACCGCGCTTCCGAGTTGCTCTCCGCGCGCCGCGACCAGCAGGCCGCGAAGGACGCCGACCCGGACAAGGCGACGAAGAAGACCGCGAAGAAGTCCGCGGCGAAGAAGTCGACAGCTCGCAAGTCCTCGGGCGCACGGGCAGCGAGCAAGACCGGAAGTCGCGTGGCGAAGAAGGGTGCGACGAAGAAGGCCACCAAGACCGGGGTTTCCGGGGTGCGGAAGGCCGCGGCCAAGTCCTCGGGAAGCTAGGCGCTAGCGGCCCTCGGGGCGCGGGTTCTCTGCAGGGCTACGGCCCGGGAGGTTCTCGTTCGCGATATTCGCCGCGTTCGCGTCGATCGCGGCGTCTACCTCTTCCTCGTCATCGTCGAGGAGATTCTCGCGCAGCGTCGGCTCGGTGACATTCGGCAGCTCCTCGAGGCCGAGGTCGTGCGCGGCCTGCCAACGGTCGGCGAGCGTCGGCCGCAGCGGGCGGGCGAGCTGGGTCATCGCGCCGCGGCCGCGCAGCTCGACGGCACGGCCGAACGTCCAGCGGTCCGCCTCCTCCGGGTCGGCGGCCTCCACGGCGCGCCGCGCGGCGAGCACGCCGCCCTGCTCGAGCTTCGCCAGGGAGGTCAGGCGCGAGGCCTCGTTCACCGGATCGCCGATGACGGTGTACTCGAAGCGCTTCGCGTGGCCGATGTGCCCGGCGATCACGGTGCCGTAGGAGATGCCGATGCCCGCCGTCAGAGGGTGGATTGACTCCATCTTGCGGCCGAGCGCCCGCGCCGTCGCGAGGGCCTGGCCCGCCGGATCCCACGCCTCCATCGGCGCGCCGAAGATCGCGAGCGCCGCGTCGCCCTGGAACTTGTTGATGTAGCCGCCGTGCTCGTCGACGGTGTCGACGACGATGCGGAAGAAGTCATTGAGCACCTTGACCACACGAGCCGGCTCGTTGATCGCGGCGAACTCCGTCGACCCGGCGAGGTCGACGAACAGCACCCCGACGGTCCGTTCGGAACCGCCGAGCTCGGTGCCGTTCTCCAGCGCGTGCAGCACGACGTCCTCGCCGACGTAGCGGCCGAACAGGTCCTGCATGGTCTCGCGTTCCTCGAGGTCGGCGACCATCTCGTTGAACCCGACCTGCAGCGCGCCCATCTCCGTTGCGTCGTAGACCGCCGTGCGCGCCGAGAAATCGCCCTGCTGCACCCGCTTGACCGCCGACTGCAGGTCGCGCACAGGGTCCGCGACCGACGTCGACACGAGCTGCATGCCGAACACGCCGGTGACGAGGGCGGCGATGGCGAGCATCCCGATCGCGCGGATGACGACCCGCGGATCGTCTCCGAGCTGATCGAAGTGGTAGGCGATGACCACGAGCACGATCCCCACCGATGGCACGGCCGTGGTGAGCACCCAACCGAGGATGATGCGGCGGCGCACGCCGGGCAGGTGGCTGTCGACCGGCACGCCCTCGCCGAGCGCGCGCCGCATGATCGGCCGCATGAGCCGCTCGGATTGCAGATACGAGATAATGCACGTGACCAGGCCACCGAGGATCGCGGTGACGCCCATGATGAGCGCGAGACGGTGTGAGACGCCGAAGTTGACCGCGACGAACACCGTCGTGCCGAGGACCCAGATCGCACCCTGGAGCCACGCCTGATAGGCGGGCATGTTCAAAGTGCGCTGGCGCGCTTGCCGGTCGAACGGCTCGCCCGAGCGCATCGCGCGCAATACGGGGATGATGAGCCACGTCGAGATCACCGCACCGGCGACGAGTCCGAAGATCAGCGTCCCGAGGAATAGATACTGGTTGACCAGCTGGAACGGTCCGATATCGAGAAACGTGTCGAGCGGCAGCCCGAATCGCAAAAACGCGAACACGAACACCGCACCGATGAGGTGCGACTGCAACGTGGTGAGCGCATACACGGGCCATGGCGTGGACCACAGCCATTTCGCAAAGCGCAACCACTTATTCACGTTACTCAGGGTACTTGCCCGGCCCCGCGCCCGAAGCCCAGTCGCGGCCACTAGCGTGTCCCCGCCGAAATCCACCTATGACGTCTGAGGCACGTGGGCACCCCATCGCGTCGGAGTCGGCGGCTACCATGTGACCCATGGAATCCGTGGCCGCCGAGGAGATCGCCGTCGGGCCGGTGTTCAACGCGCTGGCCGGGCAGCCGGAGGTGCGCTCTGCGCTCTCGCGTGCGGCGTGGGAGTCCCGGCAGTGGGTGTCCGGCGAGCGGACCGCACGCGAGATGCGCGCCCAGGCCGAATCCGCAGTCGGTGCGATGACCCACGCGTGGCTGTTCACCGGTCCCCCCGGTTCCGGGCGCACGGTCGCGGCGCGCGCCTTCGCCGCCGCGCTGCAGTGCACCGACCCGGACACCGTCGGCTGCGGGGAATGTCGCGGCTGCACGACGGCACTCGCAGGCACCCACGCCGATGTGCATTTCGCCCGCACCGAGCGCCTGTCGCTCCAGCTGGCGGACGTGCGCGGGATCATCGAGCGTGGCAATTCGCGCCCGGTCAGCGGGAATTTCTCGGTCGTCATCATCGAGGACGCCGACCGGCTCACCGAGCAGGCCGGCAACGCCCTGCTCAAGGTCATCGAGGAGCCTTCGGGCCGCGCGATCTTCATCCTGTGCACGCCGACGGACGATCCGGCGGATGTGATGGTGACGCTGCGCTCGCGCTCGCGGCACGTCTACCTGCGCACGCCGAGCGCCGAATCGGTGGCGACGGTACTACGGGCCGACGATTCGGTTCCCGCGGACAAGGTCGATTGGGCGGCCTCGGTGTCCGGCGGGCACGTGGGCCGCGCCCGCTGGCTGGCCACCGACGCCGACACGCGGGCGCGCCGCGAGCGCGTCGTCGAACTCGCGCTGGCGATGAATTCGCTGGGGCGCTCCCTGCCGCTCATCTCCTCGATCGTCTCGGATGCCGCCACGGGCGCGGCGGACCAGCACGCGGCGACGGACGAGCGCGAGGCAGCCGAGCTGGGTCAGGCGCTGGGCGCGGGCGGCACCGGCAAGGGGGCAGGCACTGCGACGCGCGGGACGAAGGGCGTGCTCAAGGAGCTCGAGGACAAGCAGAAACGCCGCCGTCAGCGCTCCACCCAGGACGCCCTCGATCTCGCACTCGTCGATATCGTGGGGCTGTACCGCGATGCCATCGTGCAGGCGACCGGAGCGCAGGTCGCGTTGCTGCACCCCGACTTCGGGGAACGCTCGGCCAAGCTGGGCCGCCATTACGGTGCGGCGCGCATGCTGCGCGCGGTGCGGGCGGTGCAGGACGCGCGTGAGGCGCTGCGGACGAACGTCAAGCCGCAGTACGCGCTCGCGGCCATGGCGGGTCGCGTGCAACAGGAGCTCAAGGTCTGAGAACCCGGCGGTTTTTCCCTCGGGCGGCCATACGCTAGGATTCTTCGATGGACCTTCCCGCACGGCATTCGCCGGTGCGAATGGCCCGGCCGCGTTAGCTCAGTCGGTAGAGCATTTCACTCGTAATGAAAAGGTCGTCGGTTCGATTCCGACACGCGGCTCCATCTCGGCGCCCCGTCAGATCGGGTTCTTCGGAACCTCGTCTGCCGGGGCGTTTCTCGTTAATAGGCGGCAAAGTCGTTCCCCTCGCGCGGCAGCATTGCACCACCTAATATCCCAGGGGTGACCGACACCGCA
It encodes the following:
- the topA gene encoding type I DNA topoisomerase, coding for MATKTTTDRDLKRLVIVESATKAKKIQQYLGSNYIVEASVGHIRDLPGRAADVPAAYKKEPWARLGVNPDNDFEPIYVVDSDKSKKVTALRRDLKEVDELLLATDPDREGEAIAWHLLQVLKPKVPVRRMVFHEITEPAIREAVENTRELDQDLVDAQETRRILDRLYGYEVSPVLWKKIQRGLSAGRVQSVATRIIVERERERMAFISAGYWDIEAEVSGEDSVSGTRRAFGAKLAQVEGKRIAQGRDFGPDGKLTSDVTPLGEQAARALATGLEKAEFRVDSVESKPYTRRPSSPFMTSTLQQEAGRKLRFTSSRTMRVAQRLYENGYITYMRTDSTSLSAAGTQAARDAATTLFGSEYVADSPRRYERKVKNSQEAHEAIRPAGETFPTPGELRPALSAEEHLLYELIWRRTLASQMADARGTTVSVRLGARAAENASGYRDTVFNASGRTITFPGFLRVFDDDASEDGAGGSGKGESRLPQLSEGQTLAPEKISPEGHSTNPPARYTEASLVKAMEEMGIGRPSTYASIINTIQARGYVYSRGNALVPSWLAFPAVRLLEENFGTLVDYDFTSLMEDDLDRIASGQQSRTDWLKGFYFGRSAVADGDDDSAAVGLKDLVGDRLAEIDAAAVNSIRLFEDDEGRTVYVRNGRYGPYLMRRDTDENGESSEQRANLPIALNPDELTLQVAEKLFAIPQEGRKLGVDPATDHEVVVKDGPYGPYVAELLPKMSEDELETARAEAGRAAEAAEMESQLGDGATEAEAKKAAKKVAKKAAKDYTEPKGKMASLFKTMDAETVTLEEALRLLSLPRVVGVDPADGKEITAQNGRYGPYLRKERDSRSLGSEEELFTVTLDEARRIYSEPKRRGRSGQPSYLKDLGDDPITGKKVLVKDGRFGPYVTDGDTIASLGKGDTPDTLTPDRASELLSARRDQQAAKDADPDKATKKTAKKSAAKKSTARKSSGARAASKTGSRVAKKGATKKATKTGVSGVRKAAAKSSGS
- a CDS encoding DNA polymerase III subunit delta'; amino-acid sequence: MESVAAEEIAVGPVFNALAGQPEVRSALSRAAWESRQWVSGERTAREMRAQAESAVGAMTHAWLFTGPPGSGRTVAARAFAAALQCTDPDTVGCGECRGCTTALAGTHADVHFARTERLSLQLADVRGIIERGNSRPVSGNFSVVIIEDADRLTEQAGNALLKVIEEPSGRAIFILCTPTDDPADVMVTLRSRSRHVYLRTPSAESVATVLRADDSVPADKVDWAASVSGGHVGRARWLATDADTRARRERVVELALAMNSLGRSLPLISSIVSDAATGAADQHAATDEREAAELGQALGAGGTGKGAGTATRGTKGVLKELEDKQKRRRQRSTQDALDLALVDIVGLYRDAIVQATGAQVALLHPDFGERSAKLGRHYGAARMLRAVRAVQDAREALRTNVKPQYALAAMAGRVQQELKV
- a CDS encoding adenylate/guanylate cyclase domain-containing protein, with protein sequence MNKWLRFAKWLWSTPWPVYALTTLQSHLIGAVFVFAFLRFGLPLDTFLDIGPFQLVNQYLFLGTLIFGLVAGAVISTWLIIPVLRAMRSGEPFDRQARQRTLNMPAYQAWLQGAIWVLGTTVFVAVNFGVSHRLALIMGVTAILGGLVTCIISYLQSERLMRPIMRRALGEGVPVDSHLPGVRRRIILGWVLTTAVPSVGIVLVVIAYHFDQLGDDPRVVIRAIGMLAIAALVTGVFGMQLVSTSVADPVRDLQSAVKRVQQGDFSARTAVYDATEMGALQVGFNEMVADLEERETMQDLFGRYVGEDVVLHALENGTELGGSERTVGVLFVDLAGSTEFAAINEPARVVKVLNDFFRIVVDTVDEHGGYINKFQGDAALAIFGAPMEAWDPAGQALATARALGRKMESIHPLTAGIGISYGTVIAGHIGHAKRFEYTVIGDPVNEASRLTSLAKLEQGGVLAARRAVEAADPEEADRWTFGRAVELRGRGAMTQLARPLRPTLADRWQAAHDLGLEELPNVTEPTLRENLLDDDEEEVDAAIDANAANIANENLPGRSPAENPRPEGR